A genomic stretch from Bradyrhizobium sp. 195 includes:
- a CDS encoding acetoacetate decarboxylase gives MKHETVRTKAFAMPLTNPAFPPGPYRFVNREYFIIQYRTDPEALRRIVPEPLELTEPVVNYEFIRMPDSTGFGDYTESGQVIPVSWRGQAGSFTHQMFLNDHPPIAGGRELWGFPKKLAQPKLAVETDTLVGTLNYGSVRVATGTMGYKHRTLDADLEARKLAGPNFLLKIIPHVDGTARICELVRYHLEDITVKGAWTGPAALDLCSHALAPVAELPVLQVLSAKHLVADLTLGLGTVVHDYLAPGAAVRGSGSKVLIEANVG, from the coding sequence ATGAAACACGAGACCGTGCGAACGAAGGCCTTCGCCATGCCGCTGACGAATCCGGCTTTTCCACCCGGCCCGTACCGCTTCGTCAACCGCGAATACTTCATCATCCAGTATCGCACCGATCCCGAGGCTTTGCGCCGGATCGTGCCGGAGCCACTCGAACTCACCGAGCCGGTGGTGAATTACGAGTTCATCCGCATGCCCGACTCGACCGGCTTCGGCGACTACACCGAAAGCGGTCAGGTCATCCCGGTGTCCTGGCGAGGCCAGGCCGGCAGCTTCACGCACCAGATGTTTCTCAACGACCATCCGCCCATCGCCGGCGGGCGTGAACTTTGGGGCTTCCCCAAGAAACTTGCGCAGCCAAAACTCGCCGTCGAGACCGATACGCTGGTCGGAACCTTGAACTACGGTTCGGTCCGCGTTGCCACCGGTACCATGGGCTACAAACACCGCACGCTCGACGCTGATCTGGAGGCCCGAAAGCTCGCTGGCCCCAACTTCCTGCTCAAGATCATTCCCCATGTCGACGGCACGGCACGCATCTGCGAACTGGTGCGCTACCACCTCGAAGACATCACCGTGAAAGGCGCATGGACCGGGCCCGCGGCGCTGGACCTGTGTTCGCATGCCCTGGCTCCCGTCGCCGAGCTGCCGGTGCTTCAGGTCCTGTCGGCCAAGCACCTCGTTGCCGACCTGACGCTGGGACTTGGCACTGTCGTCCACGACTACCTTGCACCTGGCGCCGCCGTGCGCGGATCCGGGTCCAAAGTTCTGATCGAAGCGAATGTCGGCTGA
- a CDS encoding amidohydrolase family protein, with protein MSTIAIFGSYVLSHKDGVQHVLRDHWVLIEDRKIAAVTRDRPAAEQIYDKPGRLVLPGLMNLHNHCFSEAVARSHTEDGNGRRNNQSIVYTVLLPLTKRGADLLTREERLSVARLGILQLLKGGATTVMEPFRNTIPEMFDAAEEMGIRFYGAPYLFSTSDAKAGADGVVRYAGDDGAADMATWDAQYQRWNGCGDGRISLAMSPHATDTCGPDLLKACAERARELGVPITTHLAQSRAEVETIGKRYGGRTPAQYLDWLGLLAPDLLAAHCIASTDDDLKLMAARGATVLNCPRVFARAGVTAAFSRFAEHGVRTVVGTDGYNMDLLGELNAASLISKIVSQCADVANSPELIESITATAADVIKRPDLGRIAPGATADLTVVDLTHPHLQPLFDVRRALVALANRANIDMVMVDGCVLIDAGRYVRGDEAAITSAGTAAIGKIWDLPEAQAAFGG; from the coding sequence ATGAGCACGATCGCGATCTTCGGTAGCTATGTGCTGTCACACAAGGACGGCGTGCAGCATGTCCTGCGCGATCATTGGGTGTTGATCGAAGACAGGAAGATCGCCGCGGTTACGCGCGATCGTCCCGCCGCGGAGCAGATTTATGACAAACCCGGCCGCTTGGTGTTGCCGGGCCTAATGAACCTGCACAATCACTGCTTTAGCGAGGCAGTAGCGCGCAGCCACACCGAGGATGGCAACGGGCGCCGCAACAATCAGAGCATTGTGTACACGGTGCTTCTGCCGCTGACGAAGCGTGGCGCTGACCTGTTGACGAGGGAGGAGCGGCTTTCGGTGGCGCGCCTCGGCATCCTCCAGCTCCTGAAGGGTGGCGCAACTACGGTGATGGAGCCGTTCCGCAACACGATTCCGGAAATGTTCGACGCGGCGGAAGAGATGGGTATCCGTTTCTACGGGGCGCCCTATCTGTTCTCAACCTCCGACGCCAAGGCCGGTGCGGACGGCGTGGTCCGCTATGCCGGCGACGACGGCGCAGCCGATATGGCGACCTGGGACGCGCAGTATCAGCGCTGGAACGGTTGTGGCGACGGGCGCATCAGTCTCGCCATGAGCCCGCATGCGACCGACACCTGCGGTCCGGATCTCTTGAAAGCCTGTGCGGAGCGTGCGCGCGAACTCGGTGTTCCCATCACGACGCATCTGGCGCAGAGCCGCGCCGAGGTCGAGACCATTGGCAAGCGCTATGGGGGGCGCACGCCGGCGCAATATCTCGACTGGCTTGGTCTCCTGGCGCCGGACTTGTTGGCGGCGCACTGCATCGCGTCGACCGATGACGATCTGAAATTGATGGCGGCGCGCGGGGCCACTGTGCTGAATTGCCCGCGCGTGTTTGCGCGCGCCGGCGTCACGGCCGCGTTCAGCCGCTTTGCCGAGCATGGCGTGCGGACCGTCGTCGGCACCGACGGCTACAACATGGATTTGCTCGGCGAGCTCAACGCAGCCTCACTGATCTCCAAGATCGTGTCGCAGTGCGCTGATGTTGCCAACTCGCCTGAACTGATTGAGTCGATCACCGCAACCGCGGCCGACGTCATCAAGCGGCCGGATCTCGGCAGGATTGCGCCGGGTGCGACCGCCGATCTCACGGTCGTCGATCTCACCCATCCGCATTTGCAGCCGCTCTTCGATGTCAGGCGCGCACTGGTTGCGCTGGCCAACCGCGCCAACATCGATATGGTCATGGTCGATGGCTGCGTGCTCATCGACGCCGGTCGCTACGTTCGTGGCGATGAGGCCGCGATAACATCGGCAGGGACGGCTGCGATCGGCAAGATCTGGGATCTTCCCGAGGCCCAGGCGGCTTTTGGCGGCTGA
- a CDS encoding 3-hydroxybutyrate dehydrogenase, whose protein sequence is MLKDKVAIITGSTSGIGLGIARELARLGADLVLNGFGEPGEIEAIRNGIESNHGVRAVYDGADMSKADAVRGLISATVERFGRLDILVNNAGIQFTAPVDEFPTAKWDAILGINLSAAFHSIAIAVPQMKKQRWGRIVNIASTHGLVASTHKAAYVAAKHGLVGLTKVVGLETAGSGVTCNAVCPGWVRTPLVEKQISDIAAQRGISQQQAVEELLSEKQPSLDFASPEQLGGTVAFLCSPAADQITGTTISVDGGWTAQ, encoded by the coding sequence ATGTTGAAGGACAAGGTGGCCATCATCACCGGCTCGACCAGCGGCATTGGCCTGGGAATTGCGCGAGAACTGGCGCGGCTCGGCGCTGACCTCGTCCTGAACGGGTTCGGCGAACCAGGCGAGATCGAGGCGATCCGCAACGGTATCGAGAGCAACCACGGCGTGCGCGCCGTCTACGACGGTGCCGACATGTCGAAGGCAGATGCGGTGCGCGGATTGATTTCGGCGACGGTCGAGCGATTCGGTCGTCTCGACATCCTGGTGAACAATGCCGGCATCCAGTTCACCGCCCCGGTCGATGAGTTCCCGACCGCCAAGTGGGATGCAATCCTGGGAATCAATCTGTCGGCCGCGTTCCACAGTATTGCGATAGCGGTGCCCCAGATGAAAAAGCAGCGTTGGGGACGGATCGTCAACATCGCCTCCACCCATGGCCTCGTCGCTTCAACACACAAAGCCGCCTACGTCGCCGCCAAGCACGGGCTGGTCGGCCTGACCAAGGTGGTCGGCCTGGAGACGGCCGGAAGCGGCGTTACCTGCAATGCGGTCTGCCCCGGCTGGGTGCGAACGCCTCTGGTTGAAAAGCAAATCAGCGACATCGCCGCGCAACGCGGCATCAGTCAACAGCAAGCCGTCGAGGAGTTGCTGTCCGAGAAACAACCGTCGCTCGATTTTGCTTCCCCAGAGCAACTTGGAGGCACCGTCGCCTTTCTGTGTTCACCGGCAGCGGACCAGATCACGGGAACAACGATCTCCGTCGATGGTGGCTGGACCGCGCAATAG
- a CDS encoding DUF3734 domain-containing protein produces the protein MLNVIREQTSPAPQQQCNVLPYDVVALVLQGGGALGAYQAGVYEGLHEAGIRPNWLAGISIGALNAAIIAGSPEGERVQRLREFWETICAFSIEWPAGEGLANALPFAFDISSVRNAMAATRALVQGQPGFFKPRFPSPLWSPFSGDAATSFYDTAPLQQTLERLVDFDRLNSGEMRVSVGAVNVRTGNLTYFDTAERRLGPKHFMASGALPPGFPAVEIEGEHYWDGGVVSNTPLSRVLSGEPRDTLTFQIDLWSAMGRVPRDMMEVSSRQKDIQYSSRTRAITDHMTRMQKMRQALQRTMEKLPTSAKNDPEIRAIADLARHSSYNIIHLIYQSKIYEGHSRDYEFGLSAMRTHWQSGLDDIRRTLAEPRRLDRPPPELGMVTHDIHRRD, from the coding sequence ATGCTGAACGTGATACGTGAACAGACTAGTCCCGCGCCGCAACAGCAGTGCAATGTGCTGCCCTATGATGTCGTCGCTCTCGTGCTGCAAGGCGGCGGCGCGCTCGGGGCCTATCAGGCCGGCGTCTATGAGGGCCTGCATGAGGCTGGCATCCGGCCGAACTGGCTGGCCGGCATTTCGATCGGCGCGCTCAACGCCGCCATCATCGCGGGCTCGCCTGAAGGCGAGCGGGTACAGCGGCTGCGCGAATTCTGGGAGACCATCTGCGCCTTCTCGATCGAGTGGCCCGCCGGCGAAGGGCTCGCCAACGCCTTGCCCTTTGCGTTCGACATCAGCTCGGTGCGCAACGCGATGGCGGCGACGCGGGCCCTGGTGCAGGGCCAGCCCGGCTTCTTCAAGCCACGTTTCCCTTCACCGCTCTGGTCCCCGTTCTCGGGCGATGCGGCGACGAGCTTCTACGACACGGCACCGTTGCAACAGACGCTGGAGCGCCTCGTCGACTTCGACCGCTTGAACTCGGGCGAAATGCGCGTCAGCGTCGGCGCAGTCAACGTCCGCACCGGCAACCTGACCTATTTCGACACCGCCGAACGCCGTCTGGGACCGAAGCATTTCATGGCGTCAGGCGCCCTGCCGCCGGGATTCCCCGCGGTCGAAATTGAAGGCGAGCACTATTGGGATGGCGGTGTCGTCTCCAACACGCCCCTTTCCCGCGTGCTGTCCGGCGAGCCGCGCGACACGCTGACGTTCCAGATCGATCTCTGGTCGGCGATGGGTCGCGTTCCCCGCGACATGATGGAGGTGTCGAGCCGGCAAAAGGACATTCAATATTCCAGTCGGACGCGGGCCATTACGGACCACATGACGCGGATGCAGAAGATGCGTCAGGCATTGCAGCGGACGATGGAGAAACTGCCGACAAGTGCAAAGAACGACCCGGAAATCCGAGCCATTGCCGATCTGGCCCGCCACAGCTCCTACAACATCATCCACCTGATCTACCAGTCCAAGATCTACGAGGGTCACTCCAGGGACTACGAGTTCGGGTTGAGCGCGATGCGCACGCATTGGCAGAGCGGACTGGATGACATCCGCCGCACGCTGGCCGAGCCGCGGCGTCTCGATCGGCCGCCACCTGAGCTCGGCATGGTCACCCACGACATCCATCGTCGGGACTGA
- a CDS encoding DUF1275 family protein, with translation MVDATGFFTLGHVFTAHVTGNIVLAAGVAVDGGSFHWAQLLAIPVFMLALGSVWLVAQASHRHGPSLARLLLLVQFLLLAALLIFCVTTKASADPVGLLAGTAAMIAVAAMACQYALLRLAVPGAISTAVMTGNLANAVLSTMDLLTDRHPLLPHDSTPLNRSLGRLFGFVFGCVVAAAATSLAGDWAWSLPAALAAVAIAVR, from the coding sequence ATGGTCGACGCCACCGGCTTCTTCACCCTGGGTCATGTCTTCACTGCGCATGTGACCGGCAATATCGTACTGGCCGCCGGCGTGGCCGTGGACGGCGGCTCGTTTCACTGGGCGCAGCTATTGGCTATTCCGGTCTTCATGCTGGCGCTGGGGAGCGTCTGGCTGGTTGCGCAGGCTTCGCACCGGCATGGTCCAAGCCTCGCGCGGCTGTTGCTGCTGGTTCAATTTCTGCTGCTTGCCGCACTCCTGATCTTTTGCGTCACTACCAAGGCATCGGCCGACCCGGTCGGACTGCTGGCCGGCACGGCCGCAATGATCGCGGTGGCCGCCATGGCCTGCCAGTACGCCCTGCTCCGCCTGGCGGTGCCCGGCGCGATCTCGACGGCGGTGATGACCGGCAATCTGGCCAACGCGGTCTTGTCAACGATGGACTTGCTGACCGACCGACATCCCTTGCTGCCGCACGATTCGACCCCGCTGAATCGCTCGCTGGGTCGCCTGTTCGGATTCGTCTTCGGATGTGTCGTTGCAGCAGCAGCAACTTCACTGGCAGGAGATTGGGCCTGGTCCCTTCCGGCCGCACTGGCCGCTGTTGCGATCGCGGTGCGTTAG
- a CDS encoding helix-turn-helix domain-containing protein produces MSTPTLHDAAQEARPRLSQARQPTLPVADLRPADVEMARVLKTAPLRMASDSTNGAIAHWKHGALHDVVEPMTHHVIMTYPTGVQRLERRTGKSVAIGTARSGVVTIIPAGSSARWDIPGAVDVIQLYLPQTTLERVGREADVPSPGHLLERTGHPDPVTSGLLMSAADVLGGSALLDALFRQQLTDLVATRILAAHSGTPIMFEPITGGLSARALQRAIERLRSDSDGDISLAKLASDAGLSRFHFCRAFKESTGLSPHAWLRQQRLERAMNMLRETDVSIELVAVELGYASQTAFAAAFKKLTGETPSDWRRRMR; encoded by the coding sequence ATGAGCACCCCGACTCTGCACGATGCTGCGCAGGAAGCTAGGCCGCGTCTTTCCCAGGCTCGCCAGCCCACATTGCCGGTCGCCGATCTGCGTCCTGCCGATGTGGAGATGGCGCGTGTCCTCAAGACTGCGCCGCTTCGCATGGCTTCAGACTCGACCAATGGCGCCATCGCGCATTGGAAGCATGGGGCTCTGCACGATGTGGTCGAGCCCATGACTCACCACGTCATCATGACTTATCCTACCGGCGTTCAGCGCCTGGAGCGGCGTACCGGGAAATCGGTCGCGATTGGAACGGCGCGTTCCGGCGTGGTGACGATCATTCCGGCTGGTTCAAGCGCAAGATGGGATATCCCCGGCGCCGTCGACGTCATCCAGCTCTATCTCCCGCAAACCACGCTTGAACGTGTTGGTCGCGAAGCCGACGTGCCCAGTCCCGGCCATCTTCTGGAACGGACGGGGCATCCCGATCCCGTTACATCCGGATTGCTGATGAGTGCGGCCGACGTGCTGGGAGGCAGCGCGCTCCTGGATGCCTTGTTCAGGCAGCAACTGACGGATCTCGTGGCGACGCGAATCCTGGCCGCCCATAGCGGCACGCCAATCATGTTCGAGCCGATCACGGGCGGGCTGTCGGCCCGTGCTCTGCAACGCGCGATTGAACGCCTGCGCTCGGACAGCGACGGTGACATATCTCTGGCCAAGCTTGCGTCGGATGCCGGCCTGTCGCGCTTCCACTTCTGTCGTGCCTTCAAGGAGAGCACCGGCCTCTCGCCGCACGCCTGGCTGCGCCAGCAGCGGCTCGAGCGGGCCATGAACATGCTGCGCGAAACCGACGTGTCGATCGAGTTGGTGGCCGTAGAGCTCGGTTACGCTTCGCAAACGGCATTCGCCGCGGCGTTCAAGAAACTGACCGGCGAAACCCCGAGCGATTGGCGACGGCGCATGCGGTAG
- a CDS encoding MBL fold metallo-hydrolase, whose translation MNLHDPSYTGNKAPDELVPSRYALRIGEIDVMVVSDGVLTLPGAMLAHNAAPAVREAWLKDNFLPPDAFDWALNVVVVRSGGRTILIDAGMGAEFPLPRAGQLIHRLEAAGIDLASVTDVVLTHMHMDHVGGLLVEGVKEQLRPDLQIHVAAAEIKFWEAPDFSRVSMPDGLPDALRTTAKRFAKEYRSQLRLFEDEHEVAPGVVIHRTGGHTPGHSIVRLTSGGDRLTFAGDLVFAVGFEHPDWHNGFEHYPEEAARARTSLLRELAETGGLLVATHMPFPSVGHVAVAGDAFRWVPALWDY comes from the coding sequence ATGAACCTGCACGACCCCTCATACACCGGCAACAAGGCGCCCGATGAATTGGTCCCCTCGCGCTACGCGCTGCGGATCGGCGAGATTGACGTGATGGTGGTCAGCGACGGAGTGCTGACTCTGCCGGGCGCGATGTTGGCGCACAACGCGGCACCGGCCGTCCGCGAGGCCTGGCTGAAAGACAATTTCCTGCCACCGGACGCGTTCGATTGGGCGCTCAACGTGGTCGTCGTGCGCAGCGGCGGCCGGACCATCCTCATCGACGCCGGGATGGGCGCGGAGTTTCCCCTGCCTCGGGCCGGGCAACTGATCCATCGACTGGAAGCGGCCGGCATCGATCTCGCATCCGTGACCGACGTGGTGCTTACCCACATGCACATGGATCACGTCGGCGGGCTGCTTGTCGAAGGCGTGAAGGAGCAACTGCGTCCGGACCTGCAGATCCACGTGGCGGCCGCCGAGATCAAGTTCTGGGAAGCGCCCGATTTCTCTCGCGTCTCGATGCCGGACGGTCTCCCGGATGCGCTTCGCACGACGGCCAAACGGTTCGCGAAAGAGTACCGCAGCCAGCTTCGGCTCTTCGAGGATGAGCACGAAGTGGCGCCGGGCGTGGTCATACATCGCACCGGCGGTCACACCCCCGGGCACAGCATCGTCCGCCTGACATCCGGCGGCGACCGGCTGACGTTCGCTGGCGACCTCGTGTTCGCAGTCGGGTTCGAACACCCCGACTGGCACAACGGCTTCGAACACTACCCGGAGGAAGCGGCTCGCGCCCGCACCAGCCTTTTGCGCGAGCTGGCGGAAACCGGCGGGCTGCTGGTGGCCACGCATATGCCGTTCCCATCCGTGGGCCACGTGGCCGTAGCCGGCGACGCCTTTCGTTGGGTGCCGGCCCTCTGGGACTACTGA
- a CDS encoding MDR family MFS transporter → MSTLQTAADANPAGEGRTTAAPAAPAVSAKTWIAVVGATLGAFMAVLNIQIVNASLADIQGAIGAGTDDGGWISTWYLIAEIVVIPLSGWLAQVFSIRVYLLTNAILFLLFSAACALAQNLPQMIVLRAVQGFTGGVLIPMAFTLIITLLPKAKQPIGLALFAISATFAPAIGPTIGGYLTENWGWEYIFYVNLVPGTVMIAMLWFSLEPAPMNLSLLGEGDWPGIVTMSIGLSALQTVLEEGNKDDWFGSPFIFRMSIIAAVALSAFLWIELTAKKPLLNLRLLARRNFGFGILANFLLGIALYGSVFILPVYLSRIQGYNAEQIGMVLAWTGLPQLLFIPLVPQLMRRFDARIIIGIGFALFAASNFMNVHMTNDYATDQLFWPNVVRAVGQAFVFAPLSAVATAGIEAENAGSASGLFNMMRNLGGAVGIALLQTLLTKREQYHSNVLMQSVSMLEQATQARVEKLTQYFISHGVIDRSDAAHRAYVAIGRVVQKQAFILAFSDMFFLLGAALIVALAASMMLKKPGQLDAGGAH, encoded by the coding sequence ATGAGCACGCTGCAAACCGCCGCCGATGCAAATCCCGCCGGTGAAGGCCGGACAACGGCGGCGCCGGCGGCTCCCGCCGTCTCCGCAAAAACCTGGATCGCGGTGGTCGGCGCCACGCTCGGCGCCTTCATGGCGGTGCTCAACATCCAGATCGTTAACGCCTCACTCGCCGACATTCAGGGCGCGATCGGCGCTGGAACCGACGACGGCGGCTGGATCTCGACCTGGTACCTGATCGCTGAGATCGTGGTAATCCCGCTCTCCGGCTGGCTTGCCCAGGTATTCTCGATCCGGGTGTATCTTCTCACTAACGCGATCCTGTTTCTGCTGTTCTCGGCGGCCTGCGCACTGGCGCAAAACCTGCCGCAGATGATCGTGCTGCGCGCCGTGCAGGGCTTTACCGGCGGTGTGCTGATCCCGATGGCGTTCACGCTCATCATCACGCTGCTGCCGAAGGCGAAGCAGCCGATCGGGCTCGCGCTGTTTGCAATCTCCGCGACGTTCGCCCCCGCGATCGGCCCCACGATCGGCGGCTATCTGACCGAGAACTGGGGCTGGGAATATATTTTCTACGTCAACCTGGTGCCCGGCACGGTGATGATTGCGATGCTGTGGTTCTCGCTTGAGCCGGCACCGATGAACCTGTCGCTGCTCGGCGAAGGCGATTGGCCGGGCATCGTTACCATGTCGATCGGCCTGTCCGCGCTGCAGACGGTGCTGGAGGAGGGCAACAAGGACGACTGGTTCGGTTCGCCCTTCATCTTCAGAATGTCGATTATCGCCGCGGTCGCACTGTCTGCCTTCCTGTGGATCGAATTGACAGCGAAGAAACCGTTGCTAAATCTGCGCCTGCTGGCCCGCCGCAATTTCGGCTTCGGCATCCTCGCCAACTTCCTGCTCGGCATCGCACTGTACGGCTCGGTGTTCATCCTGCCGGTCTATCTGTCGCGTATCCAGGGCTACAACGCTGAACAGATCGGCATGGTGCTGGCCTGGACCGGGCTGCCGCAATTGCTGTTCATCCCGCTGGTGCCGCAACTGATGCGGCGTTTCGATGCCCGGATCATCATCGGTATCGGCTTTGCGCTGTTCGCGGCCTCCAACTTCATGAACGTCCACATGACCAATGACTACGCCACCGACCAGTTGTTCTGGCCCAACGTCGTTCGTGCGGTAGGCCAGGCCTTCGTGTTCGCACCGCTGTCGGCCGTCGCTACTGCGGGCATCGAGGCGGAAAACGCGGGCTCGGCCTCGGGCCTGTTCAACATGATGCGCAACCTCGGCGGCGCCGTCGGCATCGCACTGTTGCAGACATTGCTCACCAAGCGCGAGCAGTATCACTCCAACGTCCTGATGCAGTCGGTCTCGATGCTGGAGCAGGCGACGCAGGCGAGGGTCGAGAAGCTGACGCAATATTTCATCAGCCACGGCGTGATCGATCGCAGCGACGCTGCCCACCGGGCTTATGTCGCGATCGGCAGGGTCGTGCAGAAGCAGGCGTTCATCCTCGCCTTCAGCGACATGTTCTTCCTGCTCGGTGCCGCGCTGATCGTGGCACTCGCGGCCTCCATGATGCTGAAGAAACCCGGCCAGCTCGATGCCGGCGGCGCCCACTGA
- a CDS encoding NAD(P)/FAD-dependent oxidoreductase, translating to MRLVIIGAGFAGMYAALSAARLRDIQGVSPEGLEIALVSPEPTLVVRPRLYEPKPETLTAPLLDVLKAIDVAYVQGSAETIDTQSRVVGIVAAKGAKKSLSYDRLVVATGSRLARPNIPGLAEHGFSVDQLDDAIALDRHLHGLADRPALNGRDTVVVAGGGFTGIEAATELPTRIRAIFGKDVKPRVIIVDRNSAIAPAMGEGPRPLIEDALHKRGVETRLGVGVTSLDKSGVTLTSGEHIEAETVIWAGGIRAAPLTAQVPAERDNSGRLLVDRDLRVPSVPGVFATGDAARAACDDDGNYALMSCQHATRMGAFAGHNAATELLGVPTKRYHQEKYVTCLDLGEADAVFTRGWEREVTMVGETAKKTKQEINTVWIYPPKAERAAALASADPERVGDVSGFF from the coding sequence ATGCGACTAGTCATCATCGGCGCCGGCTTCGCCGGCATGTACGCCGCCCTTTCCGCCGCCCGCCTGCGCGACATCCAGGGCGTTTCGCCCGAAGGGCTCGAGATCGCGCTGGTTTCGCCAGAGCCGACGCTCGTCGTCCGCCCGCGGCTCTATGAACCGAAGCCCGAGACCCTGACCGCACCGCTCCTGGATGTCCTCAAGGCCATCGACGTTGCCTATGTGCAGGGCAGCGCAGAGACAATCGACACCCAGTCGCGCGTGGTGGGAATCGTCGCCGCGAAAGGCGCGAAGAAGAGCCTGTCCTACGACCGGCTGGTGGTGGCGACCGGCAGCCGGCTGGCTCGTCCGAATATTCCGGGCCTTGCCGAACATGGTTTCAGCGTCGACCAGCTCGACGATGCGATTGCCCTTGACCGGCATCTGCACGGTCTGGCTGACCGGCCGGCATTGAACGGACGCGACACCGTCGTTGTGGCCGGCGGCGGGTTCACCGGCATCGAGGCGGCGACCGAGTTGCCAACGCGGATTCGCGCCATTTTCGGCAAGGACGTCAAGCCGCGCGTCATCATCGTCGACCGCAACAGCGCGATCGCTCCCGCCATGGGCGAAGGCCCCCGCCCGCTCATCGAGGACGCCCTGCACAAGCGCGGAGTGGAGACTCGGCTCGGTGTCGGTGTCACCTCGCTCGATAAATCGGGCGTCACGTTGACGTCAGGCGAACACATCGAGGCCGAGACCGTGATTTGGGCGGGCGGCATTCGCGCGGCTCCGTTGACCGCACAGGTACCTGCCGAGCGCGACAATTCCGGCCGGCTGCTGGTCGACCGTGATTTGCGCGTGCCGTCGGTACCCGGCGTCTTTGCCACCGGCGATGCCGCCCGCGCCGCCTGCGACGATGACGGCAATTACGCGCTGATGTCGTGCCAGCACGCCACGCGAATGGGCGCCTTTGCCGGTCACAACGCCGCCACAGAACTGCTCGGCGTTCCGACCAAACGCTACCATCAGGAGAAATACGTCACCTGCCTCGACCTCGGCGAAGCCGACGCGGTGTTCACCCGCGGCTGGGAGCGCGAGGTGACGATGGTCGGCGAGACCGCCAAGAAGACCAAGCAGGAGATCAACACCGTCTGGATCTATCCGCCGAAGGCCGAGCGCGCCGCCGCCCTTGCCTCGGCCGATCCGGAGCGTGTCGGCGATGTAAGCGGCTTCTTCTAG
- a CDS encoding HlyD family secretion protein — translation MSTLAYTDEQKAKASLRPSRQAIKRAALALAAALGVAAAVDFGHYYLTTGRYLETTDDAYVKADSTIVAPKVSGYIGEVLVTDNEPVKAGQLLARIDDRDFRAAVDQARADVAASDAAVRNLNAQIELQEPVIQQQAALVEASEAGLKFAREEQARYDGLMKSGSGTIQRAQQTDAALREKSAQLIGEKSALIAANKRIEVLATERAKAAAQLDRARAVEQQAALNLSYTQITAPVAGTVGARSLRVGQFVQAGTQLMAVVPLDAVYVVANFKETQLTHVRNGQPVELSIDGFHGTRLRGRVDSLSPASGLEFALLPPDNATGNFTKIVQRVPVKIVLDDHDLKGLLRPGMSAEPTVNTKSAAVAAREAKRRLASRGPSATAE, via the coding sequence ATGTCGACACTTGCCTATACCGATGAGCAAAAAGCCAAAGCCAGCCTTCGCCCCTCACGGCAGGCAATCAAACGTGCCGCCCTGGCGTTGGCGGCGGCGCTCGGCGTCGCAGCCGCCGTCGATTTCGGCCACTACTACCTCACCACCGGCCGCTATCTTGAAACGACCGACGACGCCTATGTCAAAGCCGATTCCACGATCGTCGCGCCGAAGGTTTCGGGTTATATCGGCGAAGTCCTCGTTACCGATAACGAGCCGGTCAAGGCCGGGCAATTGCTGGCGCGAATCGACGATCGCGATTTCAGGGCCGCGGTCGATCAGGCCCGCGCCGACGTCGCGGCGTCGGATGCAGCGGTGCGTAACCTCAATGCGCAGATCGAATTGCAGGAACCTGTCATCCAGCAGCAGGCTGCTCTGGTCGAGGCCAGCGAAGCCGGGCTGAAGTTCGCGCGGGAAGAACAGGCCCGCTACGACGGCTTGATGAAGTCGGGTTCCGGCACCATTCAGCGCGCACAGCAGACCGACGCGGCGCTACGCGAGAAGTCCGCTCAGTTGATCGGCGAGAAGTCGGCATTGATCGCCGCCAACAAGCGGATCGAGGTACTCGCCACCGAACGCGCCAAGGCGGCGGCTCAACTCGACCGTGCCCGCGCGGTCGAGCAACAGGCGGCGCTGAACCTCTCCTATACGCAGATCACTGCCCCCGTGGCAGGCACCGTCGGCGCGCGCTCGCTACGCGTGGGCCAGTTCGTGCAGGCCGGCACGCAGTTGATGGCGGTAGTGCCGCTCGATGCCGTGTATGTCGTCGCCAATTTCAAGGAGACCCAGCTCACCCATGTGCGAAACGGTCAGCCGGTCGAACTGTCCATCGACGGTTTCCACGGCACCAGGCTGCGGGGCCGTGTCGACAGCCTCTCGCCGGCCAGCGGCCTCGAATTCGCGCTGCTGCCGCCCGACAACGCCACCGGCAACTTCACCAAGATCGTGCAGCGCGTGCCGGTCAAGATCGTGCTCGACGATCACGATCTGAAAGGCCTGCTGCGTCCGGGCATGTCGGCCGAGCCCACCGTCAACACCAAGTCGGCAGCCGTTGCCGCGCGTGAAGCGAAAAGGCGCCTCGCCTCGCGCGGCCCGAGCGCCACGGCTGAATGA